One Pantoea eucalypti genomic region harbors:
- the putP gene encoding sodium/proline symporter PutP has product MSVSTPMLVTFVIYILGMVLIGFIAWRSTKNFDDYILGGRSLGSVVTALSAGASDMSGWLLMGLPGAIFISGISESWIAIGLTIGAWLNWKIVAGRLRVQTEHHDNALTLPDFFTSRFEDHSKILRVISALVILVFFTIYCASGVVAGARLFESTFGMSYETALWAGAAATILYTLVGGFLAVSWTDTVQASLMIFALILTPVFVIIAVGGWSDSMAVIEAKSLENLDMLKGLNFVAVISLLGWGLGYFGQPHILARFMAADSHRSIRTARRIGMTWMVLCLAGAVAVGFFGIAYFQNNPTLATGVNDNAERVFIELARILFNPWIAGILLSAILAAVMSTLSCQLLVCSSALTEDLYKGFLRKNASQKELVWVGRLMVLLVALIAIALASNPENRVLGLVSYAWAGFGAAFGPVVLFGVCWKRMNRNGALAGMIIGALTVLVWKQYGWLGLYEIIPGFIFASIAIVVFSLMGREPSAEAQQRFVAAEAEFQTK; this is encoded by the coding sequence ATGAGTGTAAGTACACCAATGCTGGTGACCTTTGTGATTTATATTCTTGGGATGGTGTTGATTGGTTTTATAGCCTGGCGCTCAACCAAAAACTTCGATGATTACATCCTCGGTGGCCGCAGCCTGGGTAGCGTGGTCACGGCACTCTCTGCCGGTGCCTCCGATATGAGCGGCTGGCTGCTGATGGGATTACCCGGTGCCATTTTCATCTCCGGTATCTCTGAAAGCTGGATTGCAATTGGCCTGACCATCGGTGCCTGGCTGAACTGGAAAATCGTGGCGGGTCGCCTGCGGGTCCAGACCGAGCATCATGACAACGCGCTGACGTTGCCGGACTTCTTCACCAGCCGCTTTGAAGACCACAGTAAAATCCTGCGTGTCATTTCTGCTCTTGTGATCCTGGTGTTCTTTACTATCTATTGCGCCTCGGGCGTGGTGGCCGGTGCGCGTCTGTTTGAAAGCACCTTTGGTATGAGCTATGAAACTGCCCTGTGGGCGGGTGCAGCGGCGACTATCCTCTATACGCTGGTGGGTGGGTTCCTGGCGGTAAGCTGGACCGATACCGTTCAGGCGAGCCTGATGATTTTTGCGCTCATCCTGACGCCGGTGTTTGTGATTATCGCGGTCGGCGGCTGGTCTGATTCCATGGCAGTGATTGAAGCGAAAAGCCTGGAAAATCTCGACATGCTCAAGGGGCTGAACTTCGTGGCGGTCATCTCGCTGCTTGGCTGGGGTCTGGGTTACTTCGGGCAGCCGCATATCCTGGCGCGTTTTATGGCGGCAGATTCACATCGCTCAATCCGTACCGCACGTCGCATCGGTATGACGTGGATGGTGCTCTGTCTGGCGGGCGCTGTGGCGGTGGGCTTCTTTGGTATCGCCTACTTCCAGAACAACCCGACGCTGGCAACGGGCGTTAATGATAATGCTGAGCGCGTCTTTATTGAGCTGGCGCGTATTCTGTTCAACCCATGGATTGCGGGAATTCTGCTGTCAGCGATTCTGGCCGCCGTGATGTCAACGCTGAGCTGTCAGCTGCTGGTCTGCTCCAGTGCCCTGACTGAAGATCTCTACAAAGGTTTTCTGCGTAAAAATGCCAGCCAGAAAGAGCTGGTGTGGGTAGGGCGTCTGATGGTGCTGCTGGTGGCACTGATTGCCATTGCCCTGGCGTCTAATCCGGAAAACCGCGTGCTGGGCCTGGTGAGCTACGCCTGGGCGGGCTTCGGTGCTGCGTTTGGTCCGGTCGTGCTGTTTGGCGTCTGCTGGAAGCGCATGAACCGCAACGGTGCGCTGGCGGGCATGATTATCGGTGCGCTGACCGTGCTGGTGTGGAAACAGTATGGCTGGCTGGGACTGTATGAAATCATCCCAGGCTTCATCTTTGCCAGCATCGCGATCGTGGTCTTCAGCCTGATGGGACGTGAACCTTCAGCAGAAGCGCAACAGCGCTTTGTCGCTGCAGAAGCAGAGTTCCAGACCAAATAA